From the genome of Malus domestica chromosome 04, GDT2T_hap1, one region includes:
- the LOC114824358 gene encoding phosphatidylinositol 4-phosphate 5-kinase 9-like, with amino-acid sequence MSGPAAIGDKAAEARLFTERTKSLEVISKEDRESIINNGEIADTSEIAAFRVRELLLPNRESYSGPVLGNIPEGKGKYVWSDGCIYEGEWRRGMRHGNGKIIWSSGGVYEGEFLGGYMHGTGTYIGSDKMTYKGRWRLNLKHGLGYQVYPSGDAFEGSWMQGLAEGPGKYTWVNGNVYLGNMKGGKMSGKGTLTWTNGDSFEGSWLNGMMHGFGVYTWSDGGIYVGTWTRGLKDGKGSFYPKGSRLPVVEELYMNALRRRGLLPDLRKQNNAHIHNAGSGDIGNVKIGESLQGSHRASADKISNRNLLNLEQSHRNVSLERRWSMEVSFEKVIGHDLSLAEGGEKDSETGIPILEREYMQGVLISELVMNNSFSSSSRRAKRRQKKLAKVVKRPGEAIIKGHRSYDLMLSLQLGIRYTVGKITPIQRREVRASDFGPRASFWMNFPKEGSQLTPPHQSVDFRWKDYCPMVFRNLREMFKIDAADYMMSICGNDALRELSSPGKSGSVFFLSQDDRFMIKTLRKSEVQVLLRMLPSYHHHVRSYENTLITKFFGLHRIKPSSGQKFRFVVMGNMFCTELRIHRRFDLKGSSLGRSADKIEIDENTTLKDLDLTYSFYLEPSWREALMTQSEIDSKFLEAQHIMDYSLLMGVHYRAPQHLRSITSYNNTTRADGLGILAEEETLEDEISNYPQGLVLIPRGSNDASVVVGPHVRGSRLRASSAGYEEVDLLLPGTARLQIQLGVNMPARAEQVPGEQGDQQTFHEVYDVVLYLGIIDILQDYSMGKKIEHAYKSLQFDSLSISAVDPTFYSRRFLEFIRKVFPPNALTR; translated from the exons ATGTCTGGCCCTGCGGCCATTGGCGATAAAGCGGCAGAAGCACGATTGTTTACAGAGAGAACAAAGTCTCTTGAGGTCATTTCCAAAGAAGACAGAGAATCCATAATAAATAATGGTGAAATTGCTGATACTTCTGAAATTGCAGCCTTTAGAGTCAGGGAGCTATTACTTCCGAATAGGGAGTCCTATTCTGGACCCGTGCTTGGAAACATCCCTGAAGGGAAGGGAAAATATGTCTGGTCAGATGGCTGCATATATGAGGGTGAATGGAGACGGGGGATGAGACATGGGAATGGAAAAATTATTTGGTCTTCTGGTGGTGTTTATGAGGGCGAATTTTTAGGTGGATATATGCATGGAACAGGGACCTACATTGGGTCGGATAAGATGACTTATAAGGGGCGATGGCGGTTGAATCTCAAACATGGTTTGGGATATCAAGTCTATCCTAGTGGAGATGCCTTTGAAGGTTCTTGGATGCAGGGGTTGGCAGAAGGGCCTGGCAAGTATACGTGGGTAAATGGAAATGTTTAtctaggaaatatgaaaggaggGAAAATGTCAGGGAAAGGAACTCTCACATGGACCAATGGGGACTCATTTGAAGGAAGCTGGTTGAATGGCATGATGCATGGATTTGGAGTATACACGTGGAGCGATGGAGGCATCTATGTTGGAACTTGGACCCGCGGTTTAAAAGATGGGAAAGGGTCATTTTATCCAAAAGGCAGCAGACTTCCAGTAGTAGAAGAACTTTACATGAACGCTTTGAGGAGACGAGGGCTCTTGCCAGATTTAAGAAAACAGAACAACGCACATATCCATAATGCTGGTTCAGGGGATATAGGAAATGTGAAGATTGGAGAGAGCCTGCAGGGATCTCATCGTGCTTCAGCCGATAAAATCTCTAATAGAAATCTGTTAAATTTGGAGCAGTCACATAGAAATGTTTCCTTGGAAAGGCGTTGGAGTATGGAGGTATCTTTCGAAAAAGTTATTGGCCATGATCTATCATTAGCTGAGGGTGGAGAAAAAGATTCTGAGACAGGAATTCCAATCTTAGAACGAGAATATATGCAGGGTGTCTTAATCAGTGAGCTAGTAATGAATAACAGCTTTTCTTCGTCATCTAGAAGGGCAAAACGGCGACAAAAGAAGCTAGCAAAAGTGGTGAAGAGACCTGGTGAAGCGATCATTAAAGGTCATAGGAGCTATGATCTAATGCTCAGTTTGCAGCTGGGTATCAG GTATACTGTTGGGAAGATAACACCAATACAAAGGAGAGAAGTCCGGGCATCAGATTTTGGGCCTCGAGCAagtttttggatgaattttccTAAAGAAGGCTCCCAATTGACACCGCCTCATCAATCAGTAGATTTTAGGTGGAAAGACTATTGCCCCATGGTCTTTAG GAATTTGAGGGAGATGTTCAAGATTGATGCTGCTGACTACATGATGTCTATTTGTGGAAATGATGCTCTCAGAGAACTTTCTTCTCCCGGAAAAAGTGGTAGTGTGTTTTTCCTATCTCAAGATGACCGTTTCATGATTAAGACACTCAGGAAATCTGAAGTTCAG GTTCTTCTGCGGATGCTTCCTAGTTATCATCATCATGTAAGGTCGTATGAGAACACCCTCATCACAAAATTCTTTGGACTTCATAGGATTAAACCTTCAAGTGGTCAAAAG TTCCGCTTTGTAGTGATGGGAAACATGTTCTGCACAGAGCTAAGAATACATCGAAGATTTGATTTGAAAGGTTCATCCCTTGGTCGTTCTGCTGATAAGATTGAAATCGACGAAAACACAACGCTCAAGGACTTGGATTTAACCTACTCTTTTTATCTCGAACCTTCTTGGCGAGAGGCCTTAATGAC TCAGAGTGAGATCGACAGTAAATTTCTGGAGGCGCAGCACATTATGGACTACAGCCTTCTCATGGGAGTGCATTATCGAGCCCCCCAACATCTGCGGTCTATCACGTCCTACAATAATACCACTCGAGCTGATGGTTTGGGAATCCTTGCAGAGGAAG AGACTCTGGAGGACGAGATCTCCAATTACCCACAGGGACTTGTCTTAATCCCACGTGGAAGCAACGACGCTAGTGTTGTTGTTGGCCCTCATGTGAGAGGTAGCCGACTGAGAGCATCATCTGCCGGTTATGAGGAAGTCGATCTCCTATTACCCGGTACAGCAAG GCTCCAAATCCAGCTGGGTGTGAACATGCCAGCAAGGGCAGAGCAGGTTCCCGGCGAACAGGGAGACCAGCAAACATTTCATGAAGTATACGACGTTGTGCTATATCTTGGGATCATTGATATATTGCAAGACTACAGCATGGGAAAGAAGATTGAACACGCGTACAAATCTCTTCAATTCGATTCCTTGTCCATCTCCGCTGTGGACCCGACATTCTATTCCCGGCGCTTCTTGGAATTCATCCGGAAGGTCTTCCCTCCAAATGCCTTAACAAGGTAA
- the LOC114824359 gene encoding uncharacterized protein gives MDREWGSKPGSGGAASAQNEAIDRRERLRRLALETIDLAKDPYFMRNHLGSYECKLCLTLHNNEGNYLAHTQGKRHQTNLAKRAAREAKDAPAQPQPHKRKVNVRKTVKIGRPGYRVTKQFDGETKQRSLLFQIEYPEIEDNTKPRHRFMSSYEQRVQPVDKKYQYLLFAAEPYEIVAFKVPNIEIDKTDKFFSHWDPDSKMFTLQLYFKTKPPEANKPQPPPAANGPGAPGVPSRPLPPPPQGPPPPPQGLPPGAPMGNPPRAPPPGPGSLLPPPPMGNGPRPMPPGGAPPAPPPPPVGNTMVNFTPGSQMGRPPSMPPPQGFPGQQMQGQGLRAPPPPPSMG, from the exons ATGGACAGAGAATGGGGCTCAAAGCCCGGAAGCGGAGGAGCCGCCTCTGCACAGAACGAAGCCATCGACCGCCGCGAGCGTCTCCGGCGGCTCGCGCTTGAGACCATCGATCTCGCCAAAGATCCCTATTTCATGCGCAATCACCTTGGAAG CTATGAGTGTAAGCTTTGCTTGACGCTGCACAACAACGAGGGCAACTACTTGGCGCATACACAAGGCAAGCGCCATCAGACTAATTTGGCAAAACGAGCTGCTCGCGAGGCGAAGGACGCTCCTGCGCAGCCCCAGCCGCACAAGCGCAAGGTCAATGTGCGAAAGACGG TCAAAATTGGTAGGCCGGGGTATCGAGTGACAAAGCAGTTTGATGGAGAAACAAAGCAGAGGTCTCTTCTCTTCCAG ATTGAATATCCTGAGATTGAAGATAATACAAAGCCAAGGCATCGTTTTATGTCATCTTATGAGCAG AGGGTTCAACCTGTCGACAAAAAGTACCAGTATCTTCTGTTTGCAGCCGAGCCTTATGAGATAGTTGCTTTCAAG GTTCCTAACATTGAGATCGACAAAACTGATAAGTTTTTCTCACATTGGGATCCAGACTCAAAAATGTTCACA TTGCAGCTATATTTCAAAACTAAGCCACCAGAGGCGAACAAACCGCAACCTCCCCCTGCAGCTAATGGCCCAGGTGCACCCGGTGTTCCATCAAGGCCTTTGCCCCCACCACCCCAAGGTCCTCCTCCTCCGCCACAAGGACTGCCTCCTGGTGCACCAATGGGAAATCCTCCTAGAGCTCCTCCGCCAGGTCCTGGATCTTTACTACCACCACCTCCTATGGGAAATGGCCCTAGGCCTATGCCTCCTGGTGGCGCTCCGCCTGCCCCTCCTCCGCCCCCAGTTGGTAATACAATGGTGAATTTCACTCCTGGCTCTCAGATGGGAAGGCCTCCATCCATGCCACCTCCGCAAGGCTTTCCGGGACAACAAATGCAGGGCCAGGGTCTTCGTGCACCCCCACCACCTCCTAGTATGGGCTAA
- the LOC103416153 gene encoding ras-related protein RABC2a-like yields the protein MGSSGQSSSNYDLSFKILLIGDSAVGKSSLLVSFISNSVDDLAPTIGVDFKIKLLTVAGKKIKMTIWDTAGQERFRTLTSSYYRNAQGIILVYDVTRRDTFTNLSDVWAKEVELYSTNQDCVKMLVGNKVDRESERAVSREEGISLAKDLGCLFLECSAKTRENVEHCFEELALKIMEVPSLLEEGSTVAKRNILKQKQENQAPPIGSCCS from the exons ATGGGTTCTTCAGGGCAGAGCAGCAGCAACTACGATCTGTCGTTCAAGATCTTGCTGATAGGAGACTCCGCCGTCGGCAAAAGTAGTCTGCTTGTTAGCTTCATCTCCAACTCTGTTGACGATCTTGCCCCCACCATTG GTGTGGATTTTAAAATCAAGCTGCTCACTGTAGCTGGGAAGAAAATCAAGATGACTATTTGGGACACAG CTGGACAGGAGAGGTTCAGAACATTAACAAGCTCTTACTACAGAAATGCCCAAGGAATCATCCTTG TGTATGATGTGACTCGGAGAGATACCTTTACGAACTTATCGGATGTGTGGGCTAAAGAAGTGGAACTGTACTCGACTAACCAGGACTGTGTCAAGATGCTTGTTGGGAATAAAGTTGATAGA GAATCTGAAAGGGCTGTAAGTAGAGAAGAGGGGATTTCTCTTGCAAAAGATCTCGGATGTTTGTTTCTTGAATGTAGCGCTAAAACTCGAGAAAATGTGGAGCACTGCTTCGAAGAGCTAGCGTTGAAG ATAATGGAGGTTCCTAGTCTCTTGGAAGAAGGTTCGACCGTGGCAAAGAGAAATATATTGAAGCAGAAACAGGAAAATCAAGCACCTCCTATCGGTAGTTGTTGCTCGTAA